Proteins from one Drosophila gunungcola strain Sukarami chromosome 3R, Dgunungcola_SK_2, whole genome shotgun sequence genomic window:
- the LOC128252326 gene encoding probable enoyl-CoA hydratase echA8, with protein sequence MLRKLCRQVGQQVVQQARFTAYRTFSWTNALRKDAAPQEAADSGPPKNILVEKDKNITLIGINRPQQRNAIDSLTASQLCDAFANFEADETSPVAVLYGVGGSFCSGFDILEISTDEKEEISVDILMRPEGSVGPTRRQIKKPVVCGINGYCIANGLELALMCDLRVMEESAVLGFFNRRFGVPMLDAGTIRLPAMIGLSRALDLILTGRPVGSQEAHDIGLVNRIVPTGTALGNALELATCIAKFPQRALIHDRNSVYSSTFETSTFHQAVQNEVMFTSREIIEDMQNGIKWFNQTFEPDTTHSWLKRDRSMADWDDEEVAEAAAQKEKLKQEQEAALAEAEKQKQAEKAQKKSKKAEEKPAESAESKGPKDKPTEK encoded by the exons ATGTTGCGTAAATTATGCAGACAGGTGGGCCAGCAGGTGGTTCAGCAAGCACGTTTTACAGCTTACCGCACATTCTCCTGGACAAATGCGCTGCGCAAAG ATGCTGCGCCCCAGGAGGCGGCAGATTCCGGCCCGCCCAAGAACATCCTGGTGGAGAAGGACAAGAACATCACGCTGATCGGAATCAACCGGCCGCAGCAGCGCAACGCCATCGATTCCCTCACCGCCTCGCAGCTCTGTGACGCCTTCGCCAATTTCGAGGCGGACGAAACGTCGCCGGTGGCCGTGCTGTACGGCGTGGGCGGGTCCTTCTGCTCCGGCTTCGACATCCTGGAGATCAGCACCGACGAGAAGGAGGAGATCAGCGTCGACATCCTGATGCGGCCCGAAGGCTCCGTGGGCCCCACTCGCCGCCAAATCAAGAAGCCAGTCGTGTGCGGCATCAATGGCTACTGCATAGCAAACGGCCTGGAACTGGCCCTGATGTGCGATCTGCGGGTCATGGAAGAGTCCGCCGTACTCGGATTCTTCAATCGCCGCTTCGGCGTGCCAATGCTCGATGCAGGCACTATTCGTCTGCCGGCCATGATTGGCCTTTCCCGTGCCCTAGATCTGATACTCACTGGACGTCCGGTGGGCTCCCAGGAGGCACACGACATTGGCCTGGTCAACCGGATCGTGCCCACGGGCACTGCACTGGGCAATGCCCTGGAGCTGGCCACGTGCATTGCCAAGTTTCCGCAACGCGCGCTCATTCACGACCGCAACTCGGTCTACTCGAGCACTTTCGAAACGTCCACGTTCCATCAAGCGGTGCAGAACGAGGTGATGTTCACTTCGCGTGAGATCATCGAGGATATGCAGAACGGCATCAAGTGGTTTAACCAGA CTTTTGAACCGGACACCACGCATTCGTGGCTAAAGCGGGATCGCTCCATGGCCGACTGGGACGACGAGGAAGTGGCTGAGGCCGCCGCGCAAAAGGAGAAACTAAAGCAAGAGCAGGAGGCTGCCCTGGCCGAGgccgaaaaacaaaagcaggCCGAAAAGGCCCAGAAAAAGTCGAAGAAGGCTGAAGAAAAGCCAGCTGAAAGCGCTGAAAGTAAAGGTCCCAAAGACAAGCCAACTGAAAAATAG
- the LOC128252336 gene encoding uncharacterized protein LOC128252336 encodes MSQGTEPDKAPDLKPRAQPTTGSFLCLHTSPPLHIALHGMSALINSRLSKTAFDLCLELLEAGVNAQALAQVVLHVLDVKSKTHND; translated from the exons ATGTCGCAAGGAACTGAACCGGACAAAGCTCCGGACTTAAAGCCGCGGGCTCAGCCAACCACTGGTAGTTTTCTTTGCCTGCACACTTCGCCGCCGTTGCACATAGCCCTGCATGGAATGTCGGCCCTGATCAACTCCCGTTTGTCCAAGACGGCCTTCGATTTGTGCCTAGAGCTCCTGGAGGCCGGGGTCAATGCACAGGCACTGGCCCAGGTGGTGCTCCACGTGCTGGACGTCAAGAGCAAAAC ACACAACGATTAG
- the LOC128252325 gene encoding acyl-CoA Delta-9 desaturase-like isoform X1, producing the protein MPPNAQAGAQSITDSLLAAASAAADSGQSPTKLQEDSTGVLFECDVETTDGGLVKDITVMKKAEKRRLKLVWRNIIAFGYLHLAALYGAYLMVTSAKWPTVILAYLLYVVSGLGITAGAHRLWAHRSYKAKWPLRVILVIFNTIAFQDAAYHWARDHRVHHKYSETDADPHNATRGFFFSHVGWLLCKKHPEVKAKGKGVDLSDLRADPILMFQKKYYMLLMPIACFIIPTVVPMYFWGESFMNAWFVATMFRWCFILNVTWLVNSAAHKFGGRPYDKFINPSENISVAILAFGEGWHNYHHVFPWDYKTAEFGKYSLNFTTAFIDFFAKIGWAYDLKTVSTDIIKKRVKRTGDGTHATWGWGDVDQPKEEIEDAVITHKKSE; encoded by the exons ATGCCGCCCAACGCCCAAGCCGGTGCCCAGTCCATCACGGACTCGCTGCTCGCCGCGGCTAGTGCCGCCGCCGATTCGGGTCAGAGCCCCACCAAGCTGCAGGAGGACTCCACCGGAGTGCTCTTCGAGTGCGATGTGGAGACCACCGATGGCGGCCTCGTTAAAGACATCACCGTGATGAAGAAGGCAGAGAAGCGCCGCCTGAAGCTCGTCTGGCGCAACATCATCGCCTTCGGATACCTCCATCTAGCGGCTCTCTACGGCGCTTACCTCATGGTCACCTCTGCCAAGTGGCCAACCGTCATCCTGG CTTATCTTCTATATGTTGTTTCTGGTCTGGGCATTACTGCCGGTGCTCATCGTCTGTGGGCGCATCGCTCCTACAAGGCCAAGTGGCCACTGCGCGTGATTCTGGTCATCTTCAACACGATCGCCTTCCAGGATGCCGCCTACCACTGGGCCCGTGACCATCGTGTCCACCACAAATACTCTGAGACCGACGCCGATCCGCACAACGCCACCAGGGGCTTCTTCTTCTCGCACGTCGGCTGGTTGCTGTGCAAGAAGCATCCGGAAGTGAAGGCCAAGGGCAAGGGAGTTGATCTATCCGATCTCCGCGCCGATCCCATCCTCATGTTCCAAAAGAA ATACTACATGCTGTTGATGCCCATTGCCTGCTTCATCATTCCGACCGTGGTGCCCATGTACTTCTGGGGGGAATCGTTTATGAATGCCTGGTTCGTGGCCACCATGTTCCGCTGGTGTTTCATCCTGAACGTAACCTGGCTGGTGAACAGTGCTGCCCACAAGTTCGGTGGCCGCCCCTACGACAA ATTTATCAACCCCTCGGAGAACATCTCTGTGGCTATCCTGGCCTTCGGCGAGGGATGGCATAACTACCATCACGTGTTCCCCTGGGACTACAAGACGGCCGAGTTCGGCAAATACTCGCTAAACTTCACCACCGCCTTCATTGACTTCTTCGCCAAGATCGGTTGGGCCTACGACCTCAAGACCGTGTCCACGGACATCATCAAGAAGCGTGTGAAGCGCACCGGTGACGGAACCCACGCCACGTGGGGATGGGGCGACGTGGACCAGCCCAAGGAGGAGATTGAGGATGCTGTCATTACACACAAAAAGAGCGAATAG
- the LOC128252325 gene encoding acyl-CoA Delta-9 desaturase-like isoform X2 gives MPPNAQAGAQSITDSLLAAASAAADSGQSPTKLQEDSTGVLFECDVETTDGGLVKDITVMKKAEKRRLKLVWRNIIAFGYLHLAALYGAYLMVTSAKWPTVILAYLLYVVSGLGITAGAHRLWAHRSYKAKWPLRVILVIFNTIAFQDAAYHWARDHRVHHKYSETDADPHNATRGFFFSHVGWLLCKKHPEVKAKGKGVDLSDLRADPILMFQKK, from the exons ATGCCGCCCAACGCCCAAGCCGGTGCCCAGTCCATCACGGACTCGCTGCTCGCCGCGGCTAGTGCCGCCGCCGATTCGGGTCAGAGCCCCACCAAGCTGCAGGAGGACTCCACCGGAGTGCTCTTCGAGTGCGATGTGGAGACCACCGATGGCGGCCTCGTTAAAGACATCACCGTGATGAAGAAGGCAGAGAAGCGCCGCCTGAAGCTCGTCTGGCGCAACATCATCGCCTTCGGATACCTCCATCTAGCGGCTCTCTACGGCGCTTACCTCATGGTCACCTCTGCCAAGTGGCCAACCGTCATCCTGG CTTATCTTCTATATGTTGTTTCTGGTCTGGGCATTACTGCCGGTGCTCATCGTCTGTGGGCGCATCGCTCCTACAAGGCCAAGTGGCCACTGCGCGTGATTCTGGTCATCTTCAACACGATCGCCTTCCAGGATGCCGCCTACCACTGGGCCCGTGACCATCGTGTCCACCACAAATACTCTGAGACCGACGCCGATCCGCACAACGCCACCAGGGGCTTCTTCTTCTCGCACGTCGGCTGGTTGCTGTGCAAGAAGCATCCGGAAGTGAAGGCCAAGGGCAAGGGAGTTGATCTATCCGATCTCCGCGCCGATCCCATCCTCATGTTCCAAAAGAAGTAA
- the LOC128252331 gene encoding uncharacterized protein LOC128252331 — translation MDNFNVPKKVNRNVLKALGILQSSGTDYVGVNDITRQVKAQMRNYNPVANVEEAILESLCNLTNLGIVKRNSSSKYAICSPVFGRVGRALPNRIINVPGVPGTPLRRTEREARPKRILGNLNPRKPATRVLTEESLSGNEMDKARKRIRSNNKRIAKNRGTTLPNQRPESSVADDLGIRLSSASTDTQPSIGSIGWTHPTLNTIVLPSCCTKRRFPQNLMDVVCEACRHGVSLLHGSRNSNSAINNRMDVDVHGVGSTHCADPVGLNVRPAGHTSGGESDVENASVIGLCGSPCA, via the exons atggataattttaatgtaccCAAAAAAGTGAATCGTAATGTTCTCAAGGCTCTCGGCATCCTCCAATCCTCTGGTACCGATTACGTCGGTGTTAATGACATAACTCGCCAGGTAAAGGCCCAAATGCGAAACTACAATCCGGTCGCCAACGTGGAGGAAGCCATCCTGGAGTCTTTGTGCAACCTGACTAATCTAGGCATAGTGAAGCGGAACAGCTCGTCGAAATATGCGATTTGCAGTCCTGTTTTCGGGCGTGTGGGAAGGGCCCTGCCCAATCGCATTATAAATGTGCCGGGCGTTCCCGGAACACCACTGCGACGCACTGAGCGTGAGGCT CGTCCCAAGCGCATCCTCGGGAACTTGAATCCACGGAAGCCGGCCACCAGGGTCCTAACTGAGGAATCTCTGTCTGGGAATGAGATGGACAAGGCGCGTAAGAGGATtcgcagcaacaacaagcgcATTGCAAAAAATAGAGGAACTACCTTACCCAATCAAAGACCAGAATCGTCCGTGGCGGATGATCTAGGCATACGTTTGTCGAGCGCATCAACGGATACACAACCATCTATCGGTTCCATAGGCTGGACCCATCCTACCCTGAACACAATTGTCTTGCCATCATGTTGTACAAAACGGCGATTTCCCCAAAACTTAATGGATGTCGTTTGTGAAGCCTGCCGCCATGGGGTTTCTCTATTACACGGATCCCGCAACAGCAACTCGGCCATAAATAACAgaatggatgtggatgtgcaTGGGGTAGGGTCAACTCATTGCGCCGATCCTGTCGGCTTGAATGTCAGGCCTGCCGGGCATACCTCCGGAGGGGAATCTGATGTCGAAAACGCTTCCGTGATTGGACTCTGTGGTAGTCCTTGTGCTTGA
- the LOC128252323 gene encoding LOW QUALITY PROTEIN: UNC93-like protein MFSD11 (The sequence of the model RefSeq protein was modified relative to this genomic sequence to represent the inferred CDS: inserted 1 base in 1 codon; deleted 2 bases in 2 codons), translated as MDRKFLMILILGFGFMFVFTAFQTMCNIEKTILDSISQEDDSFKGEGYTSLAIIYLFFSLSNWLAPSFISFTGPRVAMVVGALTYTAFMITFMFPSTVLLYVGSAVLGLGASITWTGQGTYLARCSETTTISRNSGVFWALLQCSMFIGNLFVYYQFQDKTRIDKETRNLVIGVLTVIAVLGIVFLAALRFMADNAEHDNELEQKHTGCGQAMYALKSAGQLFLTKKMLLLSLAFFYTGLELSFFSGVFGSAIGFTTKIAEXPKEIVGLVGICIGAGEVFGGGLFGILGNKTTRYGRDPIVIVGYLMHMAAFFMIFINLPNSAPFKDTTDISYLDPPRASIALVCAFLLGLGDACFNTQIYSMLGGEYVNNAVGAFALFKFTQSVAAAISFFYSSHFGLYVQLGILVVMGTIGTIAFVFVEWGFKRHHREQEALEK; from the exons ATGGATAGGAAATTCCTGATGATTCTCATCCTGGGCTTCGGCTTCATGTTCGTCTTCACGGCATTCCAGACCATGTGTAACATCGAG AAAACCATACTGGACAGCATTTCCCAGGAGGATGATAGCTTCAAGGGCGAGGGTTACACCAGTCTGGCCATCATCTACCTGTTCTTCTCGCTCTCCAACTGGCTGGCACCGTCGTTCATTTCGTTCACTGGACCCCGAGTGGCCATGGTCGTGGGAGCACTGACCTATAC GGCCTTCATGATCACGTTCATGTTCCCATCCACGGTGCTGCTGTACGTGGGCAGCGCAGTGCTGGGACTGGGTGCCTCGATCACCTGG ACGGGCCAGGGAACGTACCTGGCACGCTGCAGCGAGACCACCACCATATCCCGCAACTCGGGCGTCTTCTGGGCCCTGCTGCAGTGCAGCATGTTCATCGGCAACCTGTTCGTGTACTATCAGTTCCAGGACAAGACTCGCATCGACAAGGAGACACGGAACCTGGTCATCGGCGTGCTCACTGTGATCGCCGTGTTGGGCATTGTCTTCCTGGCCGCCCTAAGATTCATGGCCGACAATGCCGAGCACGACAATGAGCTGGAGCAAAAGCACACGGGCTGCGGACAGGCCATGTACGCGTTGAAGTCGGCTGGACAATTG TTTCTCACCAAGAAGATGCTGCTCCTCAGCTTGGCCTTCTTTTATACAG GTCTGGAGCTGTCGTTCTTCAGCGGCGTTTTTGGGTCAGCGATTGGATTCACCACGAAAATAGCCG ACCCCAAGGAGATCGTTGGCCTGGTGGGTATCTGCATTGGAGCCGGCGAGGTCTTCGGAGGTGGACTCTTTGGGATACTGGGCAACAAGACGACGCGATATGGACGCGACCCCATCGTGATTGTCGGCTATTTGATGCACATGGCGGCCTTCTTCATGATCTTCATCAACCTGCCGAATAGCGCACCGTTCAAAGATACCACCGATATATCCTACCTGGATCCGCCCAGAGCCAGCATCGCCCTGGTTTGCGCCTTCCTTTTGGGCCTGGGCGATGCCTGCTTCAACACCCAGATCTACTCGATGCTGGGCGGGGAGTATGTGAACAATGCCGTTGGAGCTTTTGCCCTGTTCAAGTTCACCCAGTCGGTGGCGGCGGCCATCAGCTTCTTCTACTCCTCGCACTTCGGGCTGTACGTACAGCTGGGCATCCTGGTGGTCATGGGAACCATCGGCACCATCGCCTTCGTCTTCGTCGAGTGGGGCTTCAAGAGGCATCACCGCGAGCAGGAGGCCCTGGAGAAGTAA
- the LOC128252335 gene encoding LOW QUALITY PROTEIN: uncharacterized protein LOC128252335 (The sequence of the model RefSeq protein was modified relative to this genomic sequence to represent the inferred CDS: inserted 1 base in 1 codon) has product MDKYEKKDIDFKVERETQQTDARTYGFMKTTRSDTPIPLARKNIVPIALMERLSSLNAIKSPTSDNGEGLSEEQSSSSSCSKASNKMTFEMKRKXFDEAEFTITRGQKLSDVFHPGHVEGKMSFTDPGKHTLEEMEAYCKRMNIKFAK; this is encoded by the exons ATGGATAAATATGAGAAAAAGGATATTGATTTCAAAGTTGAACGCGAAACACAGCAGACTGATGCTCGCACCTATGGATTTATGAAGACCACAAGGTCGGATACTCCCATCCCCTTGGCAAGAAAGAATATCGTTCCCATTGCATTAATGGAGAGGCTGAGCAGCCTAAACGCAATTAAGTCGCCAACTAGTGACAACGGGGAAGGGTTAAGTGAAGAGcagtcatcgtcatcgtcatgtTCAAAAGCATCAAACAAAATGACCTTTGAAATGAAACGGA CTTTTGATGAAGCCGAGTTCACCATAACACGAGGTCAGAAACTCAGTGATGTCTTTCATCCCGGCCATGTAGAGGGGAAAATGTCCTTTACTGATCCGGGAAAGCATACTCTCGAAGAAATGGAGGCTTATTGCAAAAGGATGAACATTAAGTTTGCAAAGTGA
- the LOC128252321 gene encoding LOW QUALITY PROTEIN: programmed cell death protein 2-like (The sequence of the model RefSeq protein was modified relative to this genomic sequence to represent the inferred CDS: inserted 1 base in 1 codon), giving the protein MAKNKSTVYXGYEDEEVTPKQEQILTSCTNKIGGTPDWPRHEVTIPTCPLCGAVRPLIVQMYAPLDRSQFHRSLYVFGCVSPACSQNSKSWACVRTQHLDHQFEVISEQSPRASAAGKQHSKKKGKSSALQAVNWCSGADDWGDSGGGAIALAKTNSVALDEAMDITADDEQNERNGNLRPNALQYGKGDAQLGEPAKLEPVKIGGDEIDDDEDESTSLENDLISGFHQMDMISPQNADDDPNANCAAAAAPSLDAAGASAVSASICAEIEGPETDVVLVDTPKKPERDLIALLKHTSLSVSQIKDLTLKSYYIAVDVESKTQAEEYENYGGALSMDHIRDLYQEYKLRDEDATHSPTGGASGSGEAGEDNESYEKALPAHGDIVFHNFITTIQQNPGQVLRYSRDALPLLVAPLTEPLPKCPNCKGETICEVQLLPTLIPKLRFQLNGCNAPIEFGNVLVFTCLKSCWDTPDLMRYEHIVVQSES; this is encoded by the exons ATGGCCAAGAATAAGTCGACGGTGT CTGGCTACGAGGATGAGGAGGTTACGCCCAAGCAGGAGCAGATCCTGACCAGCTGCACCAACAAAATCGGCGGAACACCC GATTGGCCGCGACACGAGGTGACCATTCCGACGTGCCCGCTGTGCGGTGCAGTGCGTCCGCTGATCGTACAGATGTACGCTCCGCTGGACCGCTCCCAGTTCCACCGCAGCCTGTACGTCTTCGGATGCGTGAGCCCCGCCTGCTCGCAGAACTCCAAGAGCTGGGCCTGTGTGCGCACCCAGCACCTGGACCACCAGTTCGAGGTCATCAGCGAGCAGTCGCCCAGGGCCTCGGCCGCCGGCAAGCAGCACTCGAAGAAGAAGGGCAAATCCAGCGCGCTGCAGGCGGTCAACTGGTGCAGTGGAGCGGACGACTGGGGCGACAGTGGCGGAGGTGCCATCGCGCTGGCCAAGACCAACTCCGTGGCCTTGGACGAGGCCATGGACATAACCGCAGATGACGAGCAGAACGAGCGGAATGGCAATTTGCGACCCAATGCACTGCAGTACGGCAAGGGTGATGCACAATTGGGGGAACCAGCCAAGCTCGAGCCGGTAAAGATTGGCGGCGATGAAatcgacgacgacgaggacgagAGCACTTCGCTGGAGAACGACCTGATCTCGGGCTTCCATCAAATGGACATGATCTCGCCACAGAACGCCGACGACGATCCGAATGCCAATTGTGCAGCAGCGGCCGCTCCCAGTTTGGATGCTGCCGGAGCCAGCGCCGTCTCCGCGTCCATTTGCGCCGAGATCGAGGGTCCCGAAACGGATGTCGTGCTGGTCGACACACCCAAGAAGCCGGAACGCGACCTAATCGCCCTGCTAAAGCACACCTCGCTTTCAGTGTCGCAGATAAAGGACCTTACACTGAAGTCCTACTACATCGCCGTGGATGTGGAGAGCAAGACGCAGGCGGAAGAATACGAGAACTACGGCGGGGCTCTCTCCATGGACCACATTCGTGATCTGTACCAGGAGTACAAGCTGCGGGACGAAGATGCCACCCATTCGCCCACGGGCGGTGCATCCGGATCTGGCGAAGCTGGAGAAGATAACGAATCCTACGAGAAAGCCCTGCCCGCCCACGGCGACATAgtgtttcataattttatcACTACCATCCAGCAGAACCCGGGTCAAGTGTTGAG GTATTCACGGGATGCGCTTCCGCTGCTGGTTGCCCCGCTGACGGAACCTTTACCCAAGTGTCCCAATTGCAAGGGGGAGACCATCTGCGAGGTGCAGTTGCTGCCCACACTCATTCCCAAGCTGCGGTTTCAGCTAAACGGCTGCAATGCACCAATCGAGTTTGGCAACGTGCTGGTTTTCACATGCCTAAAGAGCTGCTGGGACACGCCCGACCTCATGCGATACGAGCATATAGTGGTGCAGTCCGAATCTTAG
- the LOC128252322 gene encoding LOW QUALITY PROTEIN: F-box only protein 9 (The sequence of the model RefSeq protein was modified relative to this genomic sequence to represent the inferred CDS: inserted 1 base in 1 codon), whose protein sequence is MSDVDSDGEAPGQETGTSALDEFRESWQRELQGHMNTASRNRSEAPDPLTAANSNLSEADRLQAKAESLYRTAVQLEQRGKVYDALPFYRKATQIVPDIEFKFYEQQKLSSDVXQKYHSLASDLSKQLDLGPPDTSEVGEEVVDNLYDKFQQDLRQDSIYNGKMIASSRDASVLTTGLHFSDLPPEIVMRILRWVVSAQLDMRSLEQCAAVSKGFYVYARDEELWRLACVKVWGHNVGTLEAQDSDISNVYYSWRDMFIRRERVLFNGCYISKTTYLRMGENSFQDQFYRPVQLVEYYRYIRFLPDGKVLMMTSADEPAQGVSKLKQVHSVRPEMLRGRYRLFGSTVTLVLQKSQARGAGHMRQRRGSIMPLEEDSSQFLIELRIASTTKRRCTQLVWSHYTLVQKRNKVDTSSEFDLTEAKYPPLRFSTVKSYHLDADAPLA, encoded by the exons ATGTCGGATGTGGACTCGGATGGCGAAGCGCCTGGCCAGGAAACGGGCACCAGCGCACTGGATGAGTTCCGGGAGAGCTGGCAGCGGGAGCTTCAAGGTCATATGAACACGGCGTCCAGGAACCGATCTGAAGCTCCAGATCCCCTTACGGCGGCCAACTCCAATCTCAGCGAGGCAGATCGCCTCCAGGCCAAGGCGGAGAGTCTCTACCGGACTGCCGTTCAGCTGGAGCAGCGTGGCAAGGTGTACGACGCACTTCCCTTCTACCGGAAGGCCACGCAGATCGTTCCGGACATCGAGTTCAAGTTCTACGAGCAGCAGAAGCTCAGCAGCGATG AACAAAAGTACCACAGTTTGGCCAGCGATCTGTCGAAGCAGCTGGATCTGGGCCCGCCGGATACTTCGGAAGTTGGAGAGGAGGTCGTGGACAACCTGTACGACAAGTTCCAGCAGGATTTGCGACAGGACAGCATCTACAATGGCAAGATGATCGCGTCCAGCCGCGATGCCAGTGTCCTGACCACTGGCCTACACTTTTCCGACCTGCCGCCAGAGATTGTGATGCGCATTCTGCGCTGGGTGGTGTCCGCCCAGCTGGACATGCGCTCCCTGGAGCAGTGCGCCGCCGTGTCCAAAGGTTTCTATGTCTACGCCCGGGATGAGGAGCTTTGGAGGCTGGCTTGCGTCAA AGTATGGGGCCACAACGTTGGAACCTTGGAGGCCCAGGACTCGGACATCAGCAACGTCTATTACTCCTGGCGCGACATGTTCATCCGGCGGGAGCGAGTGCTCTTTAACGGCTGCTATATTAGCAAGACCACGTACCTGCGAATGGGGGAGAACAGCTTTCAGGACCAGTTCTACCGGCCAGTGCAGCTGGTGGAGTACTATCGTTATATTCGTTTCCTGCCCGACGGCAAGGTGCTTATGATGACGAGCGCCGATGAGCCGGCGCAGGGTGTATCCAAGCTGAAGCAAGTGCATAGCGTACGTCCCGAAATGCTCCGGGGACGCTACCGACTCTTCGGAAGCACAGTCACTTTGGTGCTGCAGAAGTCGCAAGCCCGGGGAGCGGGACACATGCGCCAGAGGCGAGGCAGCATCATGCCTTTGGAGGAGGACTCCTCGCAGTTCCTGATCGAGCTGCGCATCGCAAGCACAACCAAGCGACGCTGCACACAGCTGGTTTGGTCACATTACACGCTTGTGCAGAAGCGCAACAAGGTGGACACCAGCTCCGAGTTCGACCTGACGGAGGCCAAATATCCGCCGCTGAGGTTCTCCACCGTGAAGAGCTACCACCTCGATGCCGATGCACCTCTAGCTTAA